A genomic window from Gossypium hirsutum isolate 1008001.06 chromosome D10, Gossypium_hirsutum_v2.1, whole genome shotgun sequence includes:
- the LOC121202961 gene encoding growth-regulating factor 1, translating to MDFGVPVLDGILGPENGAPSQPQPKLERSEDHCKCSKLQRSGDLLTPKTRPLHQPSPLLRSNSLVLADTGPHEHMLCFSSLNSEVPFINIKDGDFLEISTQNSGFSYCQPTPSSYTRNAGYGSGSLSASMRGGFNGVRGPFTPSQWIELEHQALIYKYITSNVAVPSNLLNPLKKALYPYGFTSSPAGSLPPNSLGWGSFHLGYSGSTDPEPERCRRTDGKKWRCSQDAVANQKYCERHINRGRHRSRKPVEGQTGHAASGTTNPKVVPMSSSMLTSVITGSGASSSLAIAQQHQFKNLQSGATHHSADALVNRIQDPWASSVMSSTTNLKSNNSMFMITKQGVPFAEFSPSDFGHVAYDSLVNLLHRSSIVESKDYGPYLDFTTDQETLDQNLLHQFFDDWPKDESNHSVITWPGELRSDWTQLSMSIPMTSSEFSSSSSSPAQEKLALSPLSLSREFDPIQMGSVVKNDISDF from the exons ATGGATTTTGGGGTTCCGGTTTTGGATGGTATTCTGGGTCCTGAAAACGGAGCTCCATCTCAACCTCAGCCTAAGCTAGAAAGATCTGAAGATCACTGCAAGTGTTCCAAGTTGCAAAGAAGTGGTGATTTACTGACTCCCAAGACAAGGCCATTGCATCAACCTTCTCCTTTGTTGAGATCTAATTCTTTGGTCTTAGCTGACACTGGCCCCCATGAGCATATGCTCTGCTTCTCTTCACTCAATTCTGAAGTTCCTTTTATCAACATCAAAGATGGTGACTTTTTGGAGATAAGTACACAAAACAGTGGTTTTTCTTACTGTCAGCCTACACCCTCCTCATATACTAGAAATGCAG GTTATGGCTCTGGAAGCTTAAGTGCAAGCATGCGTGGGGGTTTTAATGGTGTTAGAGGACCATTTACTCCATCTCAATGGATTGAGTTAGAACACCAGGCATTGATCTACAAATACATCACTTCTAATGTGGCAGTGCCGTCCAATTTGCTCAACCCTCTCAAGAAGGCACTTTATCCTTATGGCTTCACCAGCTCTCCTGCTGGATCTTTGCCTCCCAATTCAT tGGGATGGGGCTCTTTCCATCTGGGGTACTCTGGCAGCACTGACCCTGAGCCGGAGAGGTGTCGTCGAACTGATGGAAAGAAATGGCGGTGCTCTCAGGATGCTGTTGCTAACCAAAAGTATTGTGAAAGGCACATAAACAGGGGCCGCCATCGTTCAAGAAAGCCTGTGGAAGGCCAGACTGGCCATGCTGCCTCTGGGACCACTAATCCAAAGGTGGTGCCGATGTCTTCCTCAATGTTGACATCAGTGATAACTGGCAGCGGTGCATCCAGCAGCCTCGCTATTGCACAGCAGCACCAGTTTAAGAACTTGCAATCTGGTGCTACCCATCATTCTGCGGATGCCCTTGTCAACAG AATTCAAGATCCGTGGGCATCGTCTGTGATGTCGTCCACCACCAACTTGAAGTCCAACAACTCGATGTTTATGATTACAAAACAAGGTGTTCCGTTTGCAGAATTCTCTCCATCAGATTTTGGACATGTTGCCTATGATTCTCTTGTTAATCTGTTGCATAGAAGCTCGATCGTGGAATCCAAAGATTATGGTCCATACCTAGACTTCACTACTGATCAAGAAACCCTAGACCAAAATCTGCTTCACCAATTCTTCGATGACTGGCCCAAGGATGAATCCAACCACTCCGTCATTACTTGGCCAGGGGAGTTAAGATCGGACTGGACCCAACTCTCTATGTCTATTCCTATGACATCTTCCGAGTTCTCATCATCCTCGTCCTCACCTGCACAAGAGAAGCTTGCCCTTTCACCTCTTAGCTTATCTCGGGAATTCGATCCAATCCAAATGGGCTCGGTAGTGAAAAACGACATTAGTGATTTCTGA